In Nocardia sp. NBC_00403, the DNA window ATGACCAGGAGAAGATGTCCAGGAACTGCGGCAGCTGGCCCGAGCGCACCCGTCGGTCGAACGCGGCCAGCGCCGCCGCGTCCGCGGGAGCCAGGTGCGCGAGAAACGGTGCCACCGGCCGGGTTTGCTCCGGGACATGGACGGGCGCGGCATCGGGGAACCAACGCGCCAGATCGGCGTCGAGGTCGCGATCGGTGTAGCCGACGAGGTCGGCGAGGGTGAGCGTCACGCGGGGATTGTAGTAGCGCCTCAGGACATGCTGTCCGGTATCACTGCGGGGTCGGAAACCGGCGTGCGGGATTCCTGGCGCTTCCGAGGCGTGATCGGCGGCAGTTGGTTTCGGCTGCCGGCACCGAGTCGACCGCGGCGGTCATAGGGTGGAATGCGGCTGTGGACCGTTCTGCCGCTTGCTCTTGCCGAGTGTTGCGGTAGCTGGTTGCGGTTGGCATTATTGGTCACCGTATGCCGTTGGTTTCCGATTCCGCGCATGACAGCCTCGAGGGTTTGTCCGTAGGTGATGCGCTGGGTGCTCAGTTCTTCGTGCCCGGCCGCTCCGTAGCTGAACTGCTCGCCGGGCGGCCGCCAGTGGCTCCGTGGCAGTGGACCGACGACACCGAGATGGCCTGTTCGGTGTACTCGGAAGTCCGCGGCCGCGGCTGCGTCGACCGGGACGCGCTCGCGGCCGCGTTCGCCGATCGCTGCGAACCGTATCGTGGCTACGGCGGCGGCACAGTCGTTGTGCTGCACGAGATTCGCGACGGGCGCCCCTGGGGCGAAGCGGCAGGAGCTGCTTTCGACGGGCGCGGATCGTGGGGAAACGGAGCTGCGATGCGGGTTGCCCCGCTCGGGGCGTACTTTGCTGGGGATCTGCCTCGAGCGGCAGCGCAGGCCGCGCTGTCGGCCGAGGTCACCCATCGGCACCCGGAAGCGATCGTGGGTGCCATGGCGGTCGCCGCCGCGGCGAGCCACGCTGCGGCGACGCGCGGAACAGGCTGTGTACCAAGTGAATTACTGCACGTGGTCGAGCCGTATCTGGTCCATGGTCGGACCGCGGACGGTGTCCGTCGAGCCCGAAAGTTACTCGGCCGATCGGTAGCCGAAGCCGCTTACGAGCTCGGCAACGGCGCACAGGTCAGCGCCCAGGACACGGTGCCGTTCGCGCTGTGGGCAGCGGCCACCTTTCTCGGTGACTATCCGGCCGCCGTCACCGCGTGCGTCGAGGCCGGTGGGGATGTGGACACGACGGCCGCGATCGTCGGCGGAATCGTGGCAGCACACACCGGGATCGGAAGTCGAGGCACGATACACGGAATACCGGAACAGTGGTTGTCGGCGCGTGAGCCCCTGCCCGCATGGGCTACAGACTGACGCCGATCATCCGCGAACGCACGGTAATGCCGCTGTGCGCGCTGTCCGAATCGGCCAGCTTGGTGGGGGTGGTGCGCTTCGGCGATCTCGAGAACGATTGTGACGTCACAATTCGCCGATGCGACATGTTTTGGTCGCGATTCCCGGCACCACTCGGTCGCGAATTCCGACACCGACAGTTCAGGTTTTCACGAATCGCGGCAGCGCCCGATCTATCGCACGACGTTCGTATGCGGTGAGGTGGCGTGGCGGGTCCGGTGGCGGTGCCGCTCGACGGCGTCGGCGTTGCCGCAGCGTGCTGAACAGTAGGTGCGGCGACCGTTGCGGCTGGTGTCGACGAACACGCGTGGGCATCCCGACCGCGTGCAGGTGGCGAGCCGACGACCTTCGGCTTCGACGGTGAGAATGGCAAGGCTTCCGGAGGTGACGGCCATGACACGGCTGACCACGTCGTCCTCGTCGGGGGTGAAATGCAGATGCGGGCGCAGCGCGTCGTGCGTGGTCAGGTAGACACCAGCGGCGCCGTCGACGAGCAGGGCGTTGATGGCGTGGCAGCGAGTCTCGGCGTCGGGGGCGGCGAAGACCGCACGTAGCCGGACCGACCAGCGGCGCAGCGCCGTGACCGCGGCCGGTGAGAGTTCGGGCCGGCGGATCTCGTGGTGCCGCAGCACCGCCTCCACGCCGTCGAGGGACCAGTCCGGCCCGGCCCGCAGGTTGACCAAATCGACGGCCAGAAATACCCCCGTCATGTTGTCATGGTTGAACTGCACGGACCCATTACAGCAAGGTTTGCTGTGTGCATGCTGTGACCACCGCGATCCTCCCCGTCGTCGTCGTTCTCGCCCTCGGTGGCATCCTGCGCCGGCGGGCGGTGACCGACCCCGGGTTCTGGCGTGGCCTGGAGTGGATGAGCTACTGGGTCTTCACCCCGGCGCTATTCGTCGGCTCCATCGCCCGCACCGACCTGGGCGCGGTCTCCCTCGGGCTGCTCGCCCTGGTGCTGGCCGTCCCGATCCTCGGCACCGGGCTGCTGGTGATAGCGCTGCGTCGGGTGCTGCGCGCCGACGGCCCGCAGCTGACATCGCTGGTGCAGGGCAGCATCCGCATCAACACCTACCTCGGCCTGGTCTTCGCCTCCGCCCTGCACGGCGCCGAAGGCGTGGCGACGTTCGCGATCG includes these proteins:
- a CDS encoding CGNR zinc finger domain-containing protein; the protein is MTGVFLAVDLVNLRAGPDWSLDGVEAVLRHHEIRRPELSPAAVTALRRWSVRLRAVFAAPDAETRCHAINALLVDGAAGVYLTTHDALRPHLHFTPDEDDVVSRVMAVTSGSLAILTVEAEGRRLATCTRSGCPRVFVDTSRNGRRTYCSARCGNADAVERHRHRTRHATSPHTNVVR
- a CDS encoding ADP-ribosylglycohydrolase family protein is translated as MSVGDALGAQFFVPGRSVAELLAGRPPVAPWQWTDDTEMACSVYSEVRGRGCVDRDALAAAFADRCEPYRGYGGGTVVVLHEIRDGRPWGEAAGAAFDGRGSWGNGAAMRVAPLGAYFAGDLPRAAAQAALSAEVTHRHPEAIVGAMAVAAAASHAAATRGTGCVPSELLHVVEPYLVHGRTADGVRRARKLLGRSVAEAAYELGNGAQVSAQDTVPFALWAAATFLGDYPAAVTACVEAGGDVDTTAAIVGGIVAAHTGIGSRGTIHGIPEQWLSAREPLPAWATD